Within Mucilaginibacter inviolabilis, the genomic segment GAGATTTAGGTTCTGCTGACTTTGCTGCGGTATCTGGCCCAAAAAGAGATTTAGGTTCTGCTGACTTTGCTGCGGTATCTGGCCCAAAAAGAGATTTAGGTTCTGCTGATTTCGCTGCTGTTTCTGGTCCGAAAAGAGATTTAGGCTCTGCTGATTTCGCTGCGGTTTCTGGTCCAAAAAGAGACTTAGGTTCTGCTGATTTTGCTGCTGTATCTGGCCCTAAAAGGGATTTAGGCTCTGCTGATTTCGCTTCGGTATCTGGCCCTAAAAGGGATTTAGGCTCTGCTGATTTCGCTGCGGTTTCTGGTCCAAAAAGAGACTTAGGTTCTGCTGATTTTGCTGCTGTTTCTGGTCCTAAAAGAGATTTAGGCTCTGCTGATTTCGCTGCTGTATCTGGCCCTAAAAGGGATTTAGGTTCTGCTGATTTTGCTGCGGTATCTGGTCCGAAAAGAGATTTAGGTTCTGCTGATTTTGCTGCGGTATCTGGTCCGAAAAGAGATTTAGGCTCTGCTGATTTTGCTGCGGTATCTGGTCCGAAAAGAGATTTAGGTTCTGCTGATTTTGCTGCGGTATCTGGTCCAAAAAGAGATTTAGGCTCTGCTGATTTCGCTGCTGTTTCTGGTCCGAAAAGAGATTTAGGTTCTGCTGATTTTGCTGCTGTTTCTGGTCCGAAAAGAGATTTAGGTTCTGCTGATTTCGCTGCGGTTTCTGGTCCTAAAAGAGATTTAGGTTCTGCTGATTTCGCTGCGGTTTCTGGTCCTAAAAGAGATTTAGGTTCTGCTGATTTTGCTTCGGTATCTGGTCCTAAAAGAGATTTAGGCTCTGCTGATTTCGCTGCATAATTATTTAAACGGGTAAATCACTCTCAATATATACTATAACAGTTCATGCAATTAAAGCGCATGAACTGTTGCTGTTTTAAGTCAATAAACATCAATATATTTGCTGCAAATTCTATAACTATGCAGCATATAAAACAGTATGTAGACGAAAACAAGCAACGTTTACTTGATGAGTTGTTTGAACTTTTGCGTTTCCCGTCGGTTAGCGCCGATCCTAAATACAAACCCGACGTTTTAAAAACCGCCGATTACGTAGCTCAAAAATTACGCGATGCTGGCGCCGATAAAGTTGAGGTTTGCCAAACCGCTGGTTACCCCATTGTTTACGGCGAAAAAATAATTGATCCTTCCAAACCAACTGTATTAGTATACGGGCATTATGATGTACAGCCACCAGATCCGCTGGAGCTTTGGAAAACCCCTCCTTTTGAACCAACCGTACGTGATGGTAAAATATATGCCCGCGGCGCCTGTGATGACAAAGGTCAGTTTTACATGCACGTAAAAGCATTCGAACTGATGATGCAAACCAATACGTTACCTTGCAATATCAAATTTATGATAGAAGGTGAAGAGGAAGTAGGCTCATCAAACCTGGGCATTTTTGTAAAAGCTAATAAAGAACGCCTGAAAGCCGACGTGGTGTTGATATCAGATACTTCGATGATCAGCATGGAGCATCCTTCGCTGGAAACCGGTCTGCGTGGCCTATCCTACCTGGAAGTAGAAGTAACAGGCCCAAACCGCGATCTGCATTCCGGTGTTTATGGTGGTGCTGTAGCTAATCCGGCAACTATATTGGCTAAAATGATAGCATCACTGCATGATGAAAACAATCATATTGCCATTCCCGGCTTTTATGATGATGTAGTTGATCTTACATCTGCAGAACGTACCGCATTGAACAATGCGCCTTACAATGAGGCTGAATACAAAAAAGACCTTGATGTAGAGGAGCTTTGGGGCGAAAAGGGCTACACTACCTTTGAGCGTACCGGCACCCGTCCAACCTTAGAAGTAAACGGTATTTGGGGCGGCTATATTGGCGAAGGTGCTAAAACCGTATTGCCTTCAAAAGCAAATGCTAAAATATCTATGCGTTTGGTGCCCAACCAAACCAGCGAGAAAATTACCGAGATTTTCACTAAACACTTTTTAAGCATAGCTCCGGCCAGTGTTAAAGTAAAGGTAACCCCGCATCACGGTGGTGAGCCGGCTGTAACCCCTACTGATAGCGTGGCTTATCGTGCA encodes:
- a CDS encoding dipeptidase, encoding MQHIKQYVDENKQRLLDELFELLRFPSVSADPKYKPDVLKTADYVAQKLRDAGADKVEVCQTAGYPIVYGEKIIDPSKPTVLVYGHYDVQPPDPLELWKTPPFEPTVRDGKIYARGACDDKGQFYMHVKAFELMMQTNTLPCNIKFMIEGEEEVGSSNLGIFVKANKERLKADVVLISDTSMISMEHPSLETGLRGLSYLEVEVTGPNRDLHSGVYGGAVANPATILAKMIASLHDENNHIAIPGFYDDVVDLTSAERTALNNAPYNEAEYKKDLDVEELWGEKGYTTFERTGTRPTLEVNGIWGGYIGEGAKTVLPSKANAKISMRLVPNQTSEKITEIFTKHFLSIAPASVKVKVTPHHGGEPAVTPTDSVAYRAAQKAIAESFGKDPIPTRGGGSIPIVALFEAELGLKTVLMGFGLDSDALHSPNEKYDIFNYYKGIETIPLFHKYFAELSK